AATCATATGCCGTCACCATGACAATAGGCTCCGATCGTTCTTTCATAACTTGTACAGAGCGCGTTGTTTGCTTGAATCGTGCTTCTTTGTCCACTTAATCATCATTCCTTATACAGATAATTGTCCCAATGGACTAGTTTCAATGATTTCACCACTCGCAATGCGATGATGTGTACCTGTGTCATCAATTACAGTAAGTATTCCTGAATGATCGATGCTACTGGCAACACCTTCTATTAGATCTCTACCTTGAACAATGCGTACGTGTCGACCGATCGTTTGACAATGTGCAACCCATTCTTCATGAATATCTGAGAATCTAAGGCCATGACTAACATCTTTGCGCAATTGTTGAACCTCATCAATAATAAGCGCAGCCAGCTTATTGCGATTATACATTTGACCTGTTTCTACAAACATTGAAGTCGCTTTTTTACGCAACTCTTCAGGTAAATCTTCAAGACGTAAATTGACATTAATGCCAAATCCAATAATCAAATTCCGCCTTTTTGCAGAAGAACTAAGCTCTGTTAAAATACCTGCAAGTTTTTTTTCA
This sequence is a window from Sulfoacidibacillus ferrooxidans. Protein-coding genes within it:
- a CDS encoding biotin--[acetyl-CoA-carboxylase] ligase translates to MCETHELSSLSIDSYLLDRSAHVPIYLFDQVESTNDLAYGYLSNPAIDMVAVLAETQTSGRGRRGRAWTSPKGAGLLMSIGLSYESSPALHYEEWPLLASWALHRALTRVIHENVHIKWPNDIVLNEKKLAGILTELSSSAKRRNLIIGFGINVNLRLEDLPEELRKKATSMFVETGQMYNRNKLAALIIDEVQQLRKDVSHGLRFSDIHEEWVAHCQTIGRHVRIVQGRDLIEGVASSIDHSGILTVIDDTGTHHRIASGEIIETSPLGQLSV